A stretch of DNA from Micromonospora sp. WMMD1155:
GCGCCCAGCGGCGGGACAGGTACGACGCCGGCAGGAGCACGACCAGCCCGAACGCGGCGTAGAACTTCAACACCTCGCCGGGCTGGATCAGGGTGTGCAGCGCGCCGAAGAGACCCAGCCAGAGCAGCCGGCGCAGCAGCACCAGCCGGGGGCGGTCGGTGCGCCGGGCCGCCGTACGCAGGAAGAGCGAGAAACTGATCCCGAAGAGCAGCGAGAAGATGGGAAACGGTCGCTGCACGAAGAGCAGCTCCCAGACGTACGCGCCGACGTGCTCGTCGGCCGGTCCGGAAACCCGGGTCAGGTGGGTCATCTGGACGATGTTGAACATGACGATGCCGAGGAGCGCGAGCCCACGCAGCGCGTCAAGTTCGTCGATGCGGTGGGACCCGGCCGGTTGCGCCACCGGATCAATCGAATGTGCCATCCGGCAATGCCACCGCAGTCGTACCCGGTCGAGGCAGGCCCGGAGGTCGCCTCCGCAACCTACCTTCGTCGCGTCCCCCGGTCCCTTCGTCGCTACCCGTGTTGCTCGCCGCGCCGATCCCGGCCGGCCCGGCTAACCTGCAACGCATGAGCGCGGTGGACCGCCGAAGGGTGCCGCCACTCGTCGTCGACGTGCTGCTGGTCGTCGTCGCGGCGGCGGCCGGCGTGGCCCGTGAGGTCGCTTTCCCGAGCGCCGGGTCGAGGCATCTCCCGGCCCCTGTCTGGGTCTACGCGGCGGTGCAGGTCGTCGCGGCGGTCACCCTGTTGCTGCGCCGGCGTCGGCCGTACCCGATGGCCCTGGTCATCGCCGGCGTCAGCCTGCTGGTGCCGGCGTCGGCGGTCTTCCTCGCGCCGTACGCGGTGATCGTCTACGGTCATGACCGCCGGCGGTCCTGGGCGGTGATCGCGACGCTCGGGGTGTGCTGGCTGCTCGGCGCGCGGCTCTGGACGGTCGACGACCCGTTCAGCGGGCCCGGACTGTTGGCCATCTCGGCCCTGCTCGGCCTCTACGTGAGTGCCCGCCGGAGGCTCGTCGCGGAGCTGCTCGACCGTGCCGAACGCGCTGAGCAGGAGCGGCTGCTCCTCGCCGAGCAGGCCCGCATCGACGAGCGGCTGCGGATCGCCGGCGAGATGCACGATGTGGTGACTCACCGGATCAACCTCATGGTGCTGCACGCCGGGGCGCTGGGCACCAGCACCACGGA
This window harbors:
- a CDS encoding histidine kinase, which codes for MSAVDRRRVPPLVVDVLLVVVAAAAGVAREVAFPSAGSRHLPAPVWVYAAVQVVAAVTLLLRRRRPYPMALVIAGVSLLVPASAVFLAPYAVIVYGHDRRRSWAVIATLGVCWLLGARLWTVDDPFSGPGLLAISALLGLYVSARRRLVAELLDRAERAEQERLLLAEQARIDERLRIAGEMHDVVTHRINLMVLHAGALGTSTTDPAVRSAAEELRTTGCQALAELRDLLGVLRHGDQSTTRAAAQEPSAEGDLNDLVTDSRAVGLTVRLDEEGDRSALAPAMRRTLFRVVQESLTNVHKHAPGSQVTVTVRYQPDLVRATVTNDRPDRAPDPDLAAAGEGAGLAGLRSRVDVLGGTLTAAATPEGGFAVRATLPGYVPTSVPR